The Chryseobacterium sp. G0186 genome includes the window ACGGGAATAAAGAAACCATCCACGGTTAAAATATAAACAGTAAAGCGTAAACATTGAAAAAACCAAGCTTTGAAAATATTGCCAATATATTTCTGAAAAACTTTTTTCAGGGGTTGGTTATTATTGGACCTATTGGGCTTACCATTTTTGTGATCTGGTATATTGTGAGTGCCATCGACAACCTTATTCCGTCGCTTGCCAAGCAAATTCCGGGACTTGTTTTTGTTTCAATTATACTGCTTACTGCTATTTTAGGATACCTGGGGAATAAGTTTGTGGTTGGAAAATTCTTTTTCGATACCATGGATAGCTTATTGGAAAAAACGCCAGGTGTAAAACACATTTATACCCCCACCAAAGACGTAATGTCATCATTTGTGGGCGACAAGAAAAAATTCAACGATCCTGTATGGGTAAAGACCAACGAAAATCCGGAGATCTGGAGAATTGGTTTTTTAACTCAAAAAGAAATGTCGGACGTTGACAAGCATAATTACGTTGCGGTATACCTACCCCATTCCTATGCAATTTCGGGCTGGGTAATTGTTACTGAAGAAAAAAACATCAAACCTGTAGTGGGAATGACAGCTGCTTCTGCAATGAAGTTTGCGGTAAGCGGCGGTGTAGCCGGATTCCATTCTGATGAAAATATATTTAAGGCTCCGGAGTAAGAACTCTCCCTTATCTATACATTGATGAATTTGAAAATTATTTTCAAACAAATTTTCTTTACAAACAATTTAAAACATACTTAACCCATGAAATTACCGTACGCGGAACCTTTCCGCATTAAAATGGTGGAAGAAATCTATCAATCCACAAGAGAAGAAAGAGAGCAATGGCTTAAAGAAGCTAATTACAATCTTTTTAATTTAAAATCCTCCCATGTATATATTGACCTGCTAACAGACTCCGGAACAGGAGCAATGTCTGACAGACAATGGGCTGCATTGATGACCGGTGATGAAAGCTATGCAGGATCACGTTCTTTTGACCAGTTACAAAATACGGTTGAAAGAATTACAGGCTTCAAATATCTATTGCCTACTCACCAGGGAAGAGCCGCAGAAAATGTTCTTTTTTCTGTATTGGTAAAAGAGGGAGACGTCGTTCCTGGTAACTCTCATTTTGATACTACAAAAGGACATATTGAATTCAGAAAGGCACACGCCATCGACTGTACAATAGACGAGGCATTTGACATCAATGATCTTCACCCCTTCAAAGGAAATATTAACCTTGAAAAACTGGAAGAAGTTTATAAAAGCCATCCTAAGGAAAGTATTCCTTTCTGCCTGATCACTATTACGTGTAACTCTTCAGGAGGACAGCCTGTTTCTTTGGAGAACATGAAAGCAGTAAGAGAACTTTCTGATAAATATGGAATTCCTGTATTCTTTGATTCGGCAAGGTTTGCTGAAAATGCTTACTTCATCAAAAAAAGAGAGCAAGGCCAGGAAAACAGAAGCATCAAAGAGATCTGTAAAGAAATCTTCTCTTATGGCGACGGAATGACCATGAGCTCTAAAAAGGACGGATTGGTAAACATTGGTGGGTTTATCGCCCTAAACAATGAGGAAATCTTCAGAAAAGCAGCCAATTTTACAATCATCTACGAAGGATTTATTACGTATGGTGGAATGGCCGGAAGAGATATGGCAGCATTGGCTGTAGGTCTTGATGAAGCTACAGAATTCGCTTACCTTGAAAGCAGAATTTCTCAGGTGGAATATCTTGGTAATAAATTAATTGAATATGGAATTCCTGTTCAGAAACCAATTGGAGGACACGCTGTTTTCATAGATTCATTAAATTTTCTTCCCAATGTTTCCCGTGAGGAGTACCCTGCACAGACATTAGGTCTCGAAATTTATAAGGAGGCAGGAATCAGAACCGTGGAAATCGGAACCTTACTGGCAGACAGAGATCCGGAAACAAGGCAGAACCGTTATCCTAAACTGGAACTTGTGCGTCTTGCAATTCCTCGAAGAACGTATACCAACAACCATATGGATTATATTGCAGTTGCTATAAAAAATGTATATGAAAGACGTGAGGAAATAGCGAAAGGATATAAAATCACCTGGGAACCGGAGATATTAAGACACTTTACTGTTCAGCTTGAAAAAGCATAAACATACCATCAAACCGGAATTCATTTTCCGGTTTTTTTATGCAAAGCTATTCTAGCTATTGTTCATTTACTTACTGGAAAATAAAATATTTAAAAACTTTTCATTATAACTTTGTATTTTATATGGTTTCAATATAATGTTTTAAAAATTCAGAACTAAGTTTAATTATTTTTAAAATAATGACTGTTTTAATTTACTTTTGTATCATAAAAAACAGACCGAAAAATAAATTAAGCACTAACTTGAAAAAATCCATTATTCCGAACATGAACAAAGTTGCTGTCGTGGGGGCGGGTATTTCCGGCTTAAGTATGGCGAATTATCTCGAGAAACACAAGATTGATTACCACATTTATGAAAGAAGAAAAAAGGAAGATCTTGCAGGTCATGGTTTTCTTATTCCACAGGAAGGAATTGAGTATCTCACTCAGATCATTGAGCCCTCTCTTCTTTTTGAACAGGGAAGTTTCCTGAAAAAATACATACAATATTCCCATACAGGAAAACAACTTGCTGAAAAAGACCTCAACAATGTTTTTGCCATTTCAAGACATTCATTGATCAATCTCCTGACCCAGAATATCTCTCCTGAAAAAATAACCTATGAAAAAACAGTAACTGCCGGTGACTTACAAGATAACTGCTTAAAACACACTGACGGAAGCAATGTTGACGCTTATATAGCTGTTATTTCAGATGGTTCCAGAAGCCGTATCAGAAAAAGTCTTTTTCCGGATGAGAAAATGAGGATGGTAAGAGAAAATGAAGTAGTCAATATCATCACAGATAAGGAAATCGCAGCCGGTATTGAGAATGATTTTATGAAATTTCATCATGATCAGGGAGGATTGACTTTCGGAATCATCAAACTTTCTCATGACACTATTCTTTGGTATTCACAATTCGATAATGAAAAATACAGGATTAATGAGTGCAGTCCTGACAACTTAAAGAATTATATGCTTGAAGTTTTTGAAGAGTGGCATCCCATGATTTCATCCATTATACAAAAATCCAATTACGAAAACGTCCATTTATGGTGTGTTTATGAATTGGAAGAACTCAATCCTTTTTATAAAGACAACATCGTGTTTATTGGAGATGCTGCCCACCCTTTAATCCCATTTACAAGCCAAGGAGTTACCTCAGCACTCAAGGATTCTTTTATACTAACTAAATATTTAGTCGAGGAAAGTAACATCACTGAAGCTTTTAAAAAATACGAAACAGAAAGAAAGCCCGAAGTAGAAACTCACATCCGTAATGGCAGAGCCTTATTGAGCCAGTTTCTCCTCCCAATAGACCAACATACAGACCATATTTTACCTATATCCTATAAATAAAAATGTTCACAAATAACGATATCAACTTTGCAGCCTTAAAAAGAAAAGCCTACAACGGAAGATGGGCTACACTGGAAGACGGAATTATCCCGTTAACTGCCGCTGATCCGGATTTCAGGACAGCTCCGGAAATAGAACAGGGAATTATTGAATATATAAAAGACGGTTACCTAAGCTACGGCCCATTTTCAGGACTTCCGGAATTTAAGAAAAGCGTTTCGGATCATTTTAATCAGGAAAAACACGGACAATTTTCTCCAGAAAATGTACTGGCTGTCAACAGTGCAGCACAGGGAATGTTTCTCATCGCCTCCTATGTTTTGAACCACGGAGATGAAGCCATCATCCTGGATCCGGTTGATTTTTTATTCAAAAAATCGGTGGAAACAGCAGGTGGCACAGTGAAATTATGTCCAGTTAACACAATAACCGGAGATATTGATTTTGACAAGATGGTTTCATTAATTAATCCCAAGACCAAGCTTATCAGCATATGCAATCCACATAATCCGTTGGGCAAGGTTTATTCTAAGGAAACACTGAAAAAGGTATCTGAAATCGCTTCTGCTCATGACTTATGGGTAATGAGTGATGAGATCTGGAGTGATATTATTTATGATAACAGAGACTTCTATACTTATTCATCTGTTTCTGAGGAAGCCAAGAGGAAGAGCTTTACCGTTTATGGATTTTCAAAGTCGTTTGGAATTGCAGGATTAAGAATAGGTGCTGTTTTGTGTAATGATCAGGAAATTCTTGATGATTTTACAGAAAAATCGAACTTCAATTCTACCATCGAAGGAGTTTCCACGCTGTCACAGATTGCAGGAAGTGTCGCATTGGAAAGAGCGAAACCCTGGTATAAAGAGTTTTTGAATCATTTACAACATAACCGTGATTTTGCCTTTACCTTATTAAGCCGCTCAGAAATTGTAACTCCTAATCTACCTGAAGCTACTTTTGTATTATTTCCAAAGATTGAGAACGGAATTTCCAGCGATGAATTTACCCAACATGTGTTACAACAAGGGAAAGTAGCCATCGTTCCCGGTTCAGAAAGATGGTTTGGAAAAGGTGCAGAGGGACATATCAGAATCTGCTTCTCTACTTCACAGGAAATTTTAGAGGAAGGAATCAGTAGAATGCTGAAAAGCTTTTAATCACATTATTTTTCTAATCAGAAATCAATAAAAACGAGTAAATCTATTTATTTAAGCTTACTTTTTATGATTTAAAATAGGTTAAATTATTAATATTGTGCACTTTTTGCGACTTGCATTACAATATCCAAAGAAAATTATCATTAAAAATATTCATTAAATTAAGATAAATGACTATTATTTTTCATTCAATTATCAATAATAGTAATAAATTAAGATATCCATAACAAATAATAAATTTTAATGTTGATTTAAAAATAAATATTGATAATTTTGAGTTAATCACCACTCAAAATTATCAATATGAAGATAAAATACATCAGTATTATTTTTCTTAGCGTTTCTACTGTATCTTATGCACAGCAGGTAAAGGACACTCTTGCAAAGGAGTCAAAAATAGAAGAAGTTGCCATTACCGGAAGTCGGAATAAGAAAAGAACAGTTATCAATACTCCCGTTCCTATTGATGTTATAGACATCAAGCAGGTAAGCCAGGCAACGGGACAGGTAGAGGTAAACCAGCTTTTGCAGTTTGCCGCTCCGTCCTTTAACTCTAATAAACAGTCGGGATCAGATGGTGCAGATGCTGTAGATCCGGCTACATTACGCGGATTAGGACCAGATCAGACATTACTTTTACTTAACGGAAAAAGATACCATCAATCTTCACTGATCAATCTTTTTGGGACCAAAGGAAGGGGAAATACCGGTTATGACATGAATACCATTCCCATTGGAGCTATTAAAAGGGTGGAAGTTCTCCGTGACGGAGCCTCTGCTCAATACGGTTCAGATGCCATAGCCGGAGTCATCAATGTTATTCTAAATGATCGAGACAAAGGTTTTGAGGGCAATACATTCTACGGGATGAATCTTTTTAAAAGTCCCGGGAATAATGATGTGGTATCCGACCATAGGGTTGATGGGATGACCTTTGACTTCAGTGGAAATCTGGGAACAAAAATAGGATCAAAAGGAGGTTTCGGAAACTTTACGGCAGAGTTTATCAATAAGGACTATGCCATCAGAAATGCAAATCCTGATGTTTACACCGCTCCCAGACAGCGTTTCGGAGACGCGAAGGCTCAAAATGTTTATTTTTTCGGAAATATAGAACTTCCTTTGTCTGATGGGTTAAAATTCTATTCCCGTCAAGGTTTTTCCCACAGAAATACAAAAGCCTATGCATGGACCAGAACCCCTGAAGCTAATGGGAATCTTCCTGAAATTTACCCGACAGGATTCAATCCTATTGAAGATACCAATATTACAGACTTCACTTTCGATAATGGCTTAAAGTTCAAAGTGGCCAACTGGGACGTTGACTTTTATAATGCCTTTGGTAATAATCGATTTACTTATGATATTACCCATACACTGAATGCAACCTTAGGACCTAAGTCTCCAACCAGTTTTTATGCAGGAGGACATTCACTTTTGCAAAATACAACAGGATTCAATGCTGTAAGACAATTTAAAGTACTGGAAGGGCTGAATGTTGCTTTTGGTTCAGAATTCAGATATGAAAAATTTGAAATTATCAAGGGAGAGGAAGCATCCTATGCTATGTATGATATCAATGGAAATATAGTAACGCCAAACACTCCATCCAATCTATTGGTTACCAACCCACTTGCACCTCCTGATGACAATAAAAGACCGGGAGGATCACAGGGTTTTCCGGGCTATTCTACCGATATTGGTAAAAGCAGAAATAATTTTGCAGCCTATGTAGATACGGAACTTGATATTACTAAAAACTGGATGATCAGTGTAGCAGGGAGATTCGAGAACTACAATGACTTCGGAAGCACCTTAAATGGTAAGTTTGCTACACGATATGCCATTACTCCGCAATTGGCTTTTCGTGGATCTGTTTCTACAGGTTTCAGAGCACCATCTCTTGCTCAGAAATATTATAGCCAGCAATTCACGAATTTCCAGGGTGGGCAACTGGTTACCATTCAATTGGCATCCAACGATAGTGATCTGGCGAGCAGAGTTGGAATTGCTCAGCTAAAGCAGGAAACCTCTGTCAACGGAAGTGCCGGATTTACTTTTAATACCGGTAAGTTCACCGCAACTATAGATGGTTATTATATTAGTGTAAAAAACAGAATTGTTCTGACTGGGAATTTTTCAAGAGACGTATTGCCTCCTGACGTACAGACCGATTATCCATACATCGATCAAGCGCAATTTTTTGCCAATGCCATTGATACACGAACAAAAGGTATTGATGTGATCCTAAGTTATAATGAGAATTTAGGTTCCGGAAAGCTGACCGCCACTTTAGCCGGAAATTATAATAACATGGAAATTACCAAAGTAAATACTTCTGAGCAATTGGCAGGAATGGAGGACACTTATCTAAGCCAAAGGGAAAGAGGATTTATTCTCGCTTCTGCTCCAAAGACAAAGATTAATTTAAATCTTAATTATAAAATCAATCGGTTCAATGCCAATCTACAGCTTGTAAGGTTTGATAAGGCCACCCTCATCGGATATGATGATGCAGAGCAGGTTTACAATCCAAAAGTAACGACTGATATCTCCTTTGGATATGAGTTTTCTAAGAGTCTCAACCTGACCTTGGGAAGCAAAAATGTATTCAACAGATATCCAACCTTACAGACTACGCAGGTCACCACCGGAAATACGGAATCTGGAGGGATTTTCGATCCTGTACAAATGGGATTTGCCGGAAGACAGGTATTTGCCAGACTTAATTTTAAGTTTTAGTCTAAAACTTTTCTATAAAAAACTCCTGAAGAGGTCTTCAGGAGTTTTTACTTTTATTTTTTTGAAATTCTATAAAGTTTTCCGCTGTCCGTTACCGCATATAAATTACCATCTATTCCGTTCAGTACATCCCTAAAACGTTCATTTTGATCGGCAAGTAGACGTTCTTCCCCTATAACTTTGTTATCCTTCATGATGATTCTGTTAATATGCTCACCACTTAAACAGCCAATAAACAGATTTCCTTTCCATTCGTCAATATTGCCGGTATAGAAAGTAATTCCGCTGGGAGAAATTACAGGATCCCAATAATAAACAGGTTGTTCTGTACCTTCCCTTTGGGTAATTCCTTGCCCTACCTTATCTCCAGAGTATTCAATACCATAGGTTACGTCACCCCATCCGTAGTTTTTTCCAGGTTCAATATGGTTGATTTCATCTCCTCCTCTTGGTCCCATTTCCACATCCCACAGATTCCCGTTTGGATCTATCGCCATTCCTTGTGGATTTCTGACACCATAGGCATAAATTTCAGGTTTATATCCTTTTTTTCCTATAAATGGGTTTCCGGGAGCCGGCATACCCTCTTTTGTGATTTTAATTATTTTTCCTAAATAATTATCTGTTTTTTGGGCATATACCCGTGTTTCTTTATCAGATCTTTCCCCTGTACTTACAAATAAATTTCCGTCTTTATCAAAGGCCAGCCTGCTCCCATAATGTTTATCTCCATCATATGAAGGTTCTGCACGGAAGATTACTTTAACTTCTGAAATATTTTTAAGGTCTGCAGATAGCTTTCCTTTCGCCACAGAGGTTAAATTTCCTTTACCGAATGGTTCCGAAAAACTGAAATAGATGATATTGCTCGTCTTAAAATCCGGGTCTAGTGCTACATCCAGCATTCCGCCCTGCCCTTTTGAATCTACTTTTGGAAAGCCCTCAATTTTAGAGATTTGCTTTCCATCTGTTGAGACGACATTCATATAGCCCTTTTTATCTGTAATGAGAAATCGTCCATCAGGTAAATTAATAATTCCCCAAGGTCGTCCCAAGTCTTTATTCAATATTTCTACTTTATAGACTGTAGTAGTTTTTACTGCCTTAATTCTCGTCTGTCCTTTAAATGCAGGAGTGTATTCAGAGTTAGGCTTTTCCGTTTCTACACTTCCATCTGTTCCAATTTGTTGTGCATTTGCTTGATTTTCTTTACAGGAAGATAAAATCAGAAAAACGCTCAGTACCGGAACATAAAATTGGTTGATTTTCATAACATTATGATTAGGTGATTAAAAATGAATGGAAAAATAATGCCATAAAATTTGTGTATTTATTCTTATTCTGCATTTTAGAACAAATTACAATTATCGGGCTTAAAAACCTTTACAACAATGATTTTCACCCATCCATAAAACAAAAGTGCTTATTTCATACCCACTTTGTTATCTTTTCTATTAAAATCCATTTTTCCGGAAGAAACAAAAGTTATTTGGCCAATCAATTATAATTTTTATTATTAAAATATTCGCCATGAAAACTTTATACGGTCTAATAATTTCTTTCGTATTTTTGTTCTATACATTCTTTATCTTATGGATTTTAAGCTTCACTCAGAATATAAACCTACAGGGGATCAGCCTCAAGCCATCGAAAAACTTATTGCCGGAATAGAGATTGGTGAAAAATACCAAACACTTCTTGGGGTAACGGGATCGGGGAAAACTTTTACCGTAGCCAATGTTGTTCAAAGTGTTCAGCGTCCTACTTTGGTTCTGGCTCATAATAAAACCCTGGCGGCACAGCTTTTCATGGAGTTTAAGGAGTTCTTTCCGGAGAATGCCGTAGAATACTTTGTGAGTTACTATGATTACTATCAACCGGAAGCTTACATCGCAACTACAGGAACTTATATTGAAAAAGACCTGAGCATCAATGAAGAGGTTGAAAAATTACGTCTTTCCGCAACGGCAAGCCTTCTTTCAGGGAGGAGAGATGTCTTGATTGTAGCTTCTGTTTCATGTATCTATGGTATTGGAAACCCGACGGAGTTTCACAAATCATTAATTTCTATAGCCATTGGAGAAAAAGTAACCAGAACGGCCCTTCTCCATTCTTTGGTGAATGCATTATATGCGAGGACATTAAATGAATTTCAAAGGGGAACATTCCGTGTAAAGGGAGATGTAATTGATGTTTTTCCTGCTTATGCAGACAATGCTATCAGAATTCAGTTCTTTGGAGATGAGATTGAAAAAATCCAAAGCTTTGATCCGGCAACAGGAAATGTAGAGTCCAGTTTTGACCAGATTCAGATTTATCCTGCCAATCTTTTTGTAACCTCAAAGGATACGCTGAATGGAGCTATTAAAAACATTCAGGATGATATGGTAAAACAGGTGGATTTCTTTAGCTCGGTTGGAAAACCACTGGAGGCAAAAAGACTTCAGGAGAGAACTGAACTGGACCTTGAGATGATCAAAGAATTAGGATATTGCTCGGGAATTGAGAATTATTCCAGATATCTTGACGGCAGGCTTCCCGGAACCCGTCCTTTCTGCCTGATTGATTATTTCCCTAAAGACTTTTTAATGGTTATTGATGAAAGCCACGTAACGGTACCTCAGGTCCATGCGATGTACGGAGGTGACCGGAGCAGAAAAGAATCCTTGGTAGAATTTGGTTTCAGACTTCCTGCAGCGATGGACAACAGACCTTTAAAATTTGAAGAGTTTGAAGCTATTCAGAATCAGGTTATCTACGTTTCTGCTACTCCTGCTGATTACGAACTGGAAAGAACCGGAGGAGCTTATATTGAACAGATCATCCGACCTACAGGACTTTTGGACCCTATTATTGAAGTAAGACCTTCTTTAAATCAGATTGATGACTTAATGGAAGAGATCCAGAAAAGAGCCGATGCTGATGAAAGGGTTCTGGTAACAACCTTAACCAAGAAAATGGCGGAGG containing:
- a CDS encoding FAD-dependent monooxygenase, with protein sequence MNKVAVVGAGISGLSMANYLEKHKIDYHIYERRKKEDLAGHGFLIPQEGIEYLTQIIEPSLLFEQGSFLKKYIQYSHTGKQLAEKDLNNVFAISRHSLINLLTQNISPEKITYEKTVTAGDLQDNCLKHTDGSNVDAYIAVISDGSRSRIRKSLFPDEKMRMVRENEVVNIITDKEIAAGIENDFMKFHHDQGGLTFGIIKLSHDTILWYSQFDNEKYRINECSPDNLKNYMLEVFEEWHPMISSIIQKSNYENVHLWCVYELEELNPFYKDNIVFIGDAAHPLIPFTSQGVTSALKDSFILTKYLVEESNITEAFKKYETERKPEVETHIRNGRALLSQFLLPIDQHTDHILPISYK
- a CDS encoding DUF502 domain-containing protein; amino-acid sequence: MKKPSFENIANIFLKNFFQGLVIIGPIGLTIFVIWYIVSAIDNLIPSLAKQIPGLVFVSIILLTAILGYLGNKFVVGKFFFDTMDSLLEKTPGVKHIYTPTKDVMSSFVGDKKKFNDPVWVKTNENPEIWRIGFLTQKEMSDVDKHNYVAVYLPHSYAISGWVIVTEEKNIKPVVGMTAASAMKFAVSGGVAGFHSDENIFKAPE
- a CDS encoding tryptophanase, with product MKLPYAEPFRIKMVEEIYQSTREEREQWLKEANYNLFNLKSSHVYIDLLTDSGTGAMSDRQWAALMTGDESYAGSRSFDQLQNTVERITGFKYLLPTHQGRAAENVLFSVLVKEGDVVPGNSHFDTTKGHIEFRKAHAIDCTIDEAFDINDLHPFKGNINLEKLEEVYKSHPKESIPFCLITITCNSSGGQPVSLENMKAVRELSDKYGIPVFFDSARFAENAYFIKKREQGQENRSIKEICKEIFSYGDGMTMSSKKDGLVNIGGFIALNNEEIFRKAANFTIIYEGFITYGGMAGRDMAALAVGLDEATEFAYLESRISQVEYLGNKLIEYGIPVQKPIGGHAVFIDSLNFLPNVSREEYPAQTLGLEIYKEAGIRTVEIGTLLADRDPETRQNRYPKLELVRLAIPRRTYTNNHMDYIAVAIKNVYERREEIAKGYKITWEPEILRHFTVQLEKA
- a CDS encoding PQQ-dependent sugar dehydrogenase, with protein sequence MKINQFYVPVLSVFLILSSCKENQANAQQIGTDGSVETEKPNSEYTPAFKGQTRIKAVKTTTVYKVEILNKDLGRPWGIINLPDGRFLITDKKGYMNVVSTDGKQISKIEGFPKVDSKGQGGMLDVALDPDFKTSNIIYFSFSEPFGKGNLTSVAKGKLSADLKNISEVKVIFRAEPSYDGDKHYGSRLAFDKDGNLFVSTGERSDKETRVYAQKTDNYLGKIIKITKEGMPAPGNPFIGKKGYKPEIYAYGVRNPQGMAIDPNGNLWDVEMGPRGGDEINHIEPGKNYGWGDVTYGIEYSGDKVGQGITQREGTEQPVYYWDPVISPSGITFYTGNIDEWKGNLFIGCLSGEHINRIIMKDNKVIGEERLLADQNERFRDVLNGIDGNLYAVTDSGKLYRISKK
- a CDS encoding TonB-dependent receptor plug domain-containing protein, whose amino-acid sequence is MKIKYISIIFLSVSTVSYAQQVKDTLAKESKIEEVAITGSRNKKRTVINTPVPIDVIDIKQVSQATGQVEVNQLLQFAAPSFNSNKQSGSDGADAVDPATLRGLGPDQTLLLLNGKRYHQSSLINLFGTKGRGNTGYDMNTIPIGAIKRVEVLRDGASAQYGSDAIAGVINVILNDRDKGFEGNTFYGMNLFKSPGNNDVVSDHRVDGMTFDFSGNLGTKIGSKGGFGNFTAEFINKDYAIRNANPDVYTAPRQRFGDAKAQNVYFFGNIELPLSDGLKFYSRQGFSHRNTKAYAWTRTPEANGNLPEIYPTGFNPIEDTNITDFTFDNGLKFKVANWDVDFYNAFGNNRFTYDITHTLNATLGPKSPTSFYAGGHSLLQNTTGFNAVRQFKVLEGLNVAFGSEFRYEKFEIIKGEEASYAMYDINGNIVTPNTPSNLLVTNPLAPPDDNKRPGGSQGFPGYSTDIGKSRNNFAAYVDTELDITKNWMISVAGRFENYNDFGSTLNGKFATRYAITPQLAFRGSVSTGFRAPSLAQKYYSQQFTNFQGGQLVTIQLASNDSDLASRVGIAQLKQETSVNGSAGFTFNTGKFTATIDGYYISVKNRIVLTGNFSRDVLPPDVQTDYPYIDQAQFFANAIDTRTKGIDVILSYNENLGSGKLTATLAGNYNNMEITKVNTSEQLAGMEDTYLSQRERGFILASAPKTKINLNLNYKINRFNANLQLVRFDKATLIGYDDAEQVYNPKVTTDISFGYEFSKSLNLTLGSKNVFNRYPTLQTTQVTTGNTESGGIFDPVQMGFAGRQVFARLNFKF
- a CDS encoding pyridoxal phosphate-dependent aminotransferase, with translation MFTNNDINFAALKRKAYNGRWATLEDGIIPLTAADPDFRTAPEIEQGIIEYIKDGYLSYGPFSGLPEFKKSVSDHFNQEKHGQFSPENVLAVNSAAQGMFLIASYVLNHGDEAIILDPVDFLFKKSVETAGGTVKLCPVNTITGDIDFDKMVSLINPKTKLISICNPHNPLGKVYSKETLKKVSEIASAHDLWVMSDEIWSDIIYDNRDFYTYSSVSEEAKRKSFTVYGFSKSFGIAGLRIGAVLCNDQEILDDFTEKSNFNSTIEGVSTLSQIAGSVALERAKPWYKEFLNHLQHNRDFAFTLLSRSEIVTPNLPEATFVLFPKIENGISSDEFTQHVLQQGKVAIVPGSERWFGKGAEGHIRICFSTSQEILEEGISRMLKSF
- the uvrB gene encoding excinuclease ABC subunit UvrB, which codes for MDFKLHSEYKPTGDQPQAIEKLIAGIEIGEKYQTLLGVTGSGKTFTVANVVQSVQRPTLVLAHNKTLAAQLFMEFKEFFPENAVEYFVSYYDYYQPEAYIATTGTYIEKDLSINEEVEKLRLSATASLLSGRRDVLIVASVSCIYGIGNPTEFHKSLISIAIGEKVTRTALLHSLVNALYARTLNEFQRGTFRVKGDVIDVFPAYADNAIRIQFFGDEIEKIQSFDPATGNVESSFDQIQIYPANLFVTSKDTLNGAIKNIQDDMVKQVDFFSSVGKPLEAKRLQERTELDLEMIKELGYCSGIENYSRYLDGRLPGTRPFCLIDYFPKDFLMVIDESHVTVPQVHAMYGGDRSRKESLVEFGFRLPAAMDNRPLKFEEFEAIQNQVIYVSATPADYELERTGGAYIEQIIRPTGLLDPIIEVRPSLNQIDDLMEEIQKRADADERVLVTTLTKKMAEELTKYFTKFGIRTRYIHSDVETLERIQIMQDLRLGIFDVLIGVNLLREGLDLPEVSLVAILDADKEGMLRSRRSMIQTVGRAARNVNGKAIMYADKITKSMQATLDETEYRRAKQMQYNEEHGLKPTALNKKISENLVGRSKDFPDQKYTQKEIIQKVADVKASYASEDIEKMVEQKQKEMEAAAKSLDFIKAAKLRDEIAALKA